A section of the Acanthochromis polyacanthus isolate Apoly-LR-REF ecotype Palm Island chromosome 13, KAUST_Apoly_ChrSc, whole genome shotgun sequence genome encodes:
- the LOC127536726 gene encoding zinc finger CCCH domain-containing protein 13-like, with protein MRGDQRPETRDQDQKRPETRIRGDQRQGSEETRDQRPGSEETRDQDQRRPETRIRGDQRQGSEETRDQDQRRPETRIRGDQRLGSEETRDQRPGSEEARDQDQRRPETRIRGDQRLGSEETRDQRPGSEETRDQRPGSEEARDQDQRRPETRDQDQRRPETRIRGDQRLGSEETRDKDQRRPETRDQDQRRPETRIRGGQRPGSEETRDQRPGSEKARDQDQRRPETRIRGDQRQGSEETRDQRPGSEETRDQRPGSEEARDQDQRRPETRIRGDQRLGSEETRDQDQRRPETRIRGDQRLGSEETRDQRPGSEETRDQRPGSEEARDQDQRRPETRIRGDQRLGSEETRD; from the coding sequence ATGAGAGGAGACCAGAGACCAGAGACCAGAGACCAGGATCAGAAGAGACCAGAGACCAGGATCAGAGGAGACCAGAGACAAGGATCAGAGGAGACCAGAGACCAGAGACCAGGATCAGAAGAGACCAGAGACCAGGATCAGAGGAGGCCAGAGACCAGGATCAGAGGAGACCAGAGACAAGGATCAGAGGAGACCAGAGACCAGGATCAGAGGAGACCAGAGACTAGGATCAGAGGAGACCAGAGACTAGGATCAGAGGAGACCAGAGACCAGAGACCAGGATCAGAGGAGGCCAGAGACCAGGATCAGAGGAGACCAGAGACTAGGATCAGAGGAGACCAGAGACTAGGATCAGAGGAGACCAGAGACCAGAGACCAGGATCAGAAGAGACCAGAGACCAGAGACCAGGATCAGAGGAGGCCAGAGACCAGGATCAGAGGAGACCAGAGACCAGAGACCAGGATCAGAGGAGGCCAGAGACCAGGATCAGAGGAGACCAGAGACTAGGATCAGAGGAGACCAGAGACAAGGATCAGAGGAGACCAGAGACCAGAGACCAGGATCAGAGGAGGCCAGAGACCAGGATCAGAGGAGGCCAGAGACCAGGATCAGAGGAGACCAGAGACCAGAGACCAGGATCAGAGAAGGCCAGAGACCAGGATCAGAGGAGACCAGAGACTAGGATCAGAGGAGACCAGAGACAAGGATCAGAGGAGACCAGAGACCAGAGACCAGGATCAGAAGAGACCAGAGACCAGAGACCAGGATCAGAGGAGGCCAGAGACCAGGATCAGAGGAGACCAGAGACCAGGATCAGAGGAGACCAGAGACTAGGATCAGAGGAGACCAGAGACCAGGATCAGAGGAGACCAGAGACTAGGATCAGAGGAGACCAGAGACTAGGATCAGAGGAGACCAGAGACCAGAGACCAGGATCAGAAGAGACCAGAGACCAGAGACCAGGATCAGAGGAGGCCAGAGACCAGGATCAGAGGAGACCAGAGACCAGGATCAGAGGAGACCAGAGACTAGGATCAGAGGAGACCAGAGACTAG